One part of the Paraglaciecola sp. L3A3 genome encodes these proteins:
- the astE gene encoding succinylglutamate desuccinylase, with protein sequence MEIVNELLEQGQFLALSRAKPDAFLSPSCFTIADHTQVTIYAAGIICFEPQSLTSKDIILSSGIHGNETAPIEICEEFVKDILLGKLVVGHRVLFIFANLKAMDLAKRFVDENMNNAFSRVGSNFTASYEYTRVKQIEQVVRHFYAGKRHEKNQQRLHYDLHTSIRTSKNEKFAIYPYLHGKQWYKSQLQMLLACGVNTILLAAGPTNAFGYFTANEFSAHSLTVELGRVRPFGFNEMSRFEKVVTTLKKLICNQPLMLKTYSAEDFFIYKVNQVINKQKADFIFNFSEDTQNFTDFPKDHLIATETGKEYRIAHSGEAIVFPNAQVEIGQRALLTVIPTSI encoded by the coding sequence GTGGAAATAGTGAATGAGTTATTAGAGCAAGGGCAATTTCTTGCTTTGTCTCGTGCTAAGCCTGATGCATTTTTATCACCTTCGTGTTTTACCATTGCTGATCATACACAAGTGACTATCTATGCAGCGGGCATTATCTGTTTTGAACCTCAATCTTTAACCAGCAAAGACATTATTTTATCTTCTGGTATTCATGGCAATGAAACTGCGCCCATAGAAATTTGTGAGGAATTTGTCAAAGACATTTTATTAGGCAAACTAGTGGTGGGGCACAGGGTCTTGTTTATCTTCGCTAATTTAAAAGCAATGGATTTAGCTAAACGATTTGTGGATGAAAATATGAATAATGCGTTTAGTCGGGTAGGGAGTAACTTTACTGCAAGTTATGAATACACTCGAGTTAAACAAATTGAACAAGTTGTTCGACATTTTTACGCAGGCAAGAGACATGAAAAAAATCAGCAACGGTTACACTACGATTTACATACCTCTATACGCACTTCTAAAAATGAAAAGTTTGCGATATATCCTTATTTACATGGTAAACAATGGTATAAGTCGCAATTACAAATGTTGCTAGCTTGTGGTGTAAACACTATTTTATTAGCAGCTGGTCCGACTAATGCTTTTGGCTATTTTACTGCTAATGAATTTTCAGCGCATTCTTTAACAGTTGAATTAGGTAGGGTGAGGCCGTTTGGATTCAATGAAATGAGTCGTTTTGAAAAAGTAGTCACGACATTAAAAAAGCTCATTTGTAATCAACCATTAATGCTCAAAACCTATTCTGCAGAAGATTTTTTTATCTATAAAGTGAATCAAGTTATTAATAAGCAAAAAGCAGATTTCATTTTTAACTTTTCAGAAGACACGCAAAATTTTACTGATTTCCCCAAAGATCACTTGATAGCGACAGAAACAGGCAAGGAGTATCGAATAGCACACTCAGGTGAAGCGATCGTTTTTCCAAACGCTCAAGTTGAAATTGGCCAAAGGGCATTATTAACAGTGATCCCGACTAGTATTTAA
- a CDS encoding SapC family protein, whose translation MANNELLTNLSHQDLRVMTHYSATFGENVGSVLAFPSEFSELQKEYPILFRKNSDTDKFQATVLLGLSQDENLFLNPDVKSGWAAHYVPAVIAKGPFLIGLRTDETQNSPPVIHIDLEHPKVSKKEGYPLFLEHGGNSPYLEHVSSILKIIHQGISIQDHMFKLFSELDLIEPVNIEINLNNEQKQKLVGNYTINENKLIALDGEQLETLNKFGFLAMAYAVVASMSNIRKLTQIKNTMSK comes from the coding sequence ATGGCAAATAACGAATTACTAACAAATTTATCTCATCAAGACTTACGTGTAATGACACACTATTCCGCTACATTTGGCGAAAATGTAGGTAGTGTATTAGCCTTCCCTTCTGAATTTAGTGAACTACAAAAAGAATATCCGATATTATTCAGAAAGAATTCAGATACTGACAAATTCCAAGCCACGGTATTATTGGGTCTAAGCCAAGATGAAAATCTGTTTTTAAATCCCGATGTTAAATCTGGCTGGGCAGCCCATTATGTACCGGCTGTAATAGCAAAAGGCCCATTTTTAATTGGTTTACGAACTGACGAAACCCAAAATTCCCCCCCAGTAATTCATATAGACCTGGAGCATCCTAAAGTCAGTAAAAAAGAGGGATACCCTTTATTTTTAGAGCATGGCGGCAATAGCCCCTATTTGGAACATGTTTCGAGTATATTAAAAATCATTCATCAAGGAATTAGCATACAAGATCATATGTTTAAGCTGTTTTCTGAACTAGATTTAATTGAACCAGTCAACATTGAAATTAATTTAAATAATGAGCAAAAACAAAAACTTGTAGGAAATTATACAATTAATGAAAATAAACTCATTGCTCTCGATGGCGAACAATTAGAAACACTAAATAAATTTGGTTTTTTGGCTATGGCCTACGCAGTGGTTGCCTCAATGAGCAATATTCGTAAGTTGACACAAATCAAAAATACTATGTCAAAATAA
- a CDS encoding TonB-dependent receptor: MRPHTQFKQSILAKSIGLMLGTVVMAPAVAQEESTEVIQVTGIRSSLQASTAVKRDSMGVVDAISAEDIGKFPDTNLAESLQRITGVSISRNNGEGSQVTVRGFGAGYNMVTLNGRTMPSASTFNGDGGSSRAFDFANLASEGVSAVEVYKTGKADIATGGIGATINVLTAKPLDNEGFVASFGAKAVMDSTNRAGSDITPELSSIVSYANDDATFGVSLSVSHQERDSGTVGATVNDWGIYTWDDIAAPGRTWNNADTVVTNAPDQGQLYSRFYDLRYEFTDTQRTRDNAQLTIQFAPTDDFTGSVDYTFAENQIQRHLGQTGNWMQQGGNLQAVEFDNSEIATMIYATESYANGVDAGHEQQDSDQTDTLSSLGINLEYQVNDDFKISLDAHDSEMHSRGTGPYGAGSVRMALANPTVVEREWFFGSEFPTYINTYDDNFGGNVGFESNANGMVDNGDISSTMFNLRQADQKSSVAQIKLDATYQFDNGRFDFGLETRDMESHTLNYAAENVALGNWNGGYPGEFGELVQPFDIDGQFDDFSPISGGYGFIANAVELYEAAQNIPRYSDILPASMSQTADNLVNEKTTALYFQVALNGELGDMPFNILTGLRYESTDVFSSSLAASYKSIWESDNDIAIRVDDDQPSSLATADNSYDNLLPSLDFTLNISDDLVSRFSFSKTIARAGLSDLGVSASGFSAVGGSTLLGNAPLASASNPGLLPLESTNFDLSLEWYYSPYSYASVGIFEKNVYNFIGTQQVNQSLLGIRDVSNGPRAEAAAAELVSRGLALNDENLHGMLVFNEHNAGSNPEYIAQYGTDYTTDANTFLGEKAGWDVESNSADPEYDFRTSTPNNGKEAKIYGAEFAVQHFFGETGFGVQANYTIVRGDVGYNNEGSPDVSQFALIGLSDTANLIAMYEKDGLQARISYNWRDEYLAESSRGSFANPRYIEAYSQIDINVSYAVTEELSLSLEGLNITGENSRSHGRNYEMMWDLWDLGARYQVGARYTF; encoded by the coding sequence ATGAGACCACACACTCAATTTAAACAATCTATATTAGCCAAGAGCATTGGGTTAATGCTTGGAACAGTCGTTATGGCTCCTGCTGTAGCACAAGAAGAGAGTACTGAAGTTATCCAAGTCACTGGGATACGCAGTAGTTTACAAGCTTCAACAGCTGTAAAACGCGACTCTATGGGTGTTGTAGATGCCATATCTGCTGAAGATATTGGTAAATTCCCAGACACTAACTTAGCTGAATCACTACAACGTATTACGGGTGTATCTATCAGCCGTAACAATGGTGAAGGTTCACAAGTAACAGTACGTGGTTTTGGCGCCGGTTATAATATGGTGACCTTAAATGGTCGTACTATGCCATCTGCCTCTACTTTTAATGGTGATGGTGGAAGTTCAAGAGCCTTTGATTTTGCTAACCTTGCATCAGAAGGTGTGAGTGCTGTTGAAGTATACAAAACAGGTAAAGCAGACATAGCAACTGGCGGTATCGGCGCAACTATTAACGTACTAACTGCAAAACCTTTAGATAATGAAGGCTTTGTTGCTAGTTTTGGCGCAAAAGCGGTAATGGATAGTACTAACCGTGCAGGTAGTGATATTACACCAGAGCTATCGTCAATAGTTAGTTATGCAAATGACGATGCTACTTTTGGTGTGAGTTTAAGTGTAAGTCACCAAGAACGTGATTCAGGTACCGTTGGTGCTACAGTCAATGACTGGGGCATTTACACTTGGGATGATATTGCTGCTCCTGGTAGAACTTGGAATAACGCTGACACTGTGGTAACTAATGCCCCAGATCAAGGTCAGTTGTATTCTCGTTTTTATGATTTACGTTATGAATTCACTGATACCCAACGTACCCGCGATAACGCCCAGTTAACCATACAGTTTGCTCCTACAGACGATTTTACTGGTTCGGTAGACTACACTTTCGCAGAAAACCAAATTCAACGCCATTTAGGTCAAACCGGCAACTGGATGCAACAGGGTGGCAATCTTCAAGCGGTTGAATTTGATAATTCAGAAATCGCGACCATGATCTACGCCACAGAGTCTTATGCAAACGGTGTTGATGCAGGTCATGAGCAGCAAGATAGCGATCAAACCGATACCCTATCCTCTTTGGGGATTAACTTAGAGTATCAAGTGAATGATGATTTTAAAATTAGCTTAGATGCACATGATTCAGAAATGCACAGCCGTGGTACAGGTCCTTATGGGGCTGGTTCAGTGCGTATGGCACTGGCTAATCCTACCGTAGTCGAAAGAGAGTGGTTTTTTGGAAGTGAATTCCCAACTTATATTAACACTTATGATGACAACTTCGGCGGTAATGTAGGTTTTGAATCCAATGCTAACGGCATGGTCGACAATGGTGATATTAGTTCAACCATGTTCAACTTACGTCAAGCCGATCAAAAATCCTCAGTTGCCCAAATTAAATTAGATGCTACCTATCAATTTGACAATGGGCGCTTTGATTTTGGTCTTGAAACAAGAGATATGGAATCTCATACTCTTAATTATGCTGCAGAAAATGTCGCTTTAGGCAACTGGAATGGTGGCTACCCTGGTGAATTTGGTGAATTAGTCCAACCTTTTGATATTGATGGACAGTTTGATGATTTCTCACCTATATCTGGTGGTTATGGCTTTATTGCGAATGCAGTAGAGTTATACGAGGCAGCTCAAAATATACCTCGTTATTCAGACATTTTACCTGCTTCTATGAGCCAAACCGCTGACAACCTTGTTAATGAAAAAACCACAGCGTTATATTTCCAAGTGGCTTTAAATGGTGAATTAGGCGATATGCCTTTTAACATTTTAACTGGCCTGCGTTATGAGTCTACAGATGTATTCTCAAGCTCTTTAGCAGCGAGTTATAAAAGTATATGGGAAAGTGATAATGATATTGCTATTCGAGTCGATGATGACCAACCTTCAAGTTTAGCAACAGCTGATAATAGTTATGACAACTTGTTACCTAGTCTAGATTTCACCCTAAATATTTCTGATGATTTAGTCAGTCGTTTCTCCTTCAGTAAAACGATTGCAAGAGCTGGATTAAGTGACTTAGGCGTATCTGCATCTGGTTTTTCTGCTGTAGGCGGTTCAACTCTGCTAGGAAATGCACCACTTGCATCAGCTTCTAACCCAGGATTATTACCACTAGAATCAACCAACTTTGATTTATCTCTAGAGTGGTATTATTCACCTTACAGCTATGCGTCTGTTGGTATATTTGAGAAAAATGTTTATAACTTCATTGGTACTCAACAGGTAAATCAGTCATTGTTAGGTATCCGTGATGTTAGCAACGGTCCAAGAGCAGAAGCCGCAGCTGCAGAGCTAGTTTCTCGTGGATTAGCATTAAACGATGAGAATTTACATGGGATGTTGGTCTTCAATGAGCATAATGCAGGTAGTAACCCAGAGTATATTGCACAGTATGGTACTGACTACACAACAGATGCGAATACTTTCCTAGGTGAAAAAGCCGGATGGGATGTAGAGTCTAATTCAGCAGATCCTGAGTATGATTTCAGAACATCTACACCTAATAACGGTAAAGAAGCTAAAATTTACGGTGCAGAATTCGCTGTTCAACACTTCTTTGGTGAGACTGGCTTTGGTGTTCAAGCCAACTACACAATCGTTCGCGGTGATGTAGGTTATAATAACGAAGGCAGCCCGGATGTATCTCAATTTGCATTAATCGGTTTAAGTGATACTGCTAACTTGATTGCAATGTACGAGAAAGATGGCCTTCAAGCTCGTATTTCATATAACTGGCGTGATGAGTATCTAGCTGAATCTAGTCGTGGTAGCTTTGCTAATCCTCGTTATATTGAAGCTTATTCACAAATCGACATTAATGTAAGCTACGCTGTGACTGAAGAATTATCATTGTCTTTAGAAGGTCTTAACATTACCGGTGAAAACAGCCGTTCACATGGTCGTAACTACGAAATGATGTGGGATTTATGGGACTTAGGCGCTCGTTACCAAGTGGGTGCACGTTATACATTTTAA
- a CDS encoding tryptophan halogenase family protein, whose amino-acid sequence MKYTNNGPIVKNRDRQKIVIAGGGTAGWIAAATIAKQLGQVVDVELVESDNIGTIAVGEATIPTIRTFNHLLGLDEQELMRETAATFKLGINFENWQKIGESYMHAFGKMGQESFFADFHHFWLRGLKEGHSASFSQYSIERQAALAGKFIKSTQAELNYALHIDATAYAKFLRQYSEKRGIKRTEGKISAVITHPETGYITSLQLESGEQIEGDIFIDCTGFKSLLIEKTLHTGFEDWSHWLPCDRAYVVQSKLVGEAIPYTRAIAHQAGWRWQIPLQHRMGNGLVYCSQYLADEDAKQMLLDSIEGQPITAPRLIKFSTGRRLKAWNKNCVALGLSSGFIEPLESTSIHLITSGIIRFIRMFPKYQINQSAVDEYNKQTKDEMERLRDFIILHYNVTKRDDSEFWHYCRNMQIPDSLAHRLALFKENAHAMQKDGEMFRVDSWTQVLFGQGIMPEQYNPIVHAMSEQELVLFLSTFRNKITKIVDKLPTHQEFINNYCKTNVIN is encoded by the coding sequence ATGAAATATACAAATAACGGACCGATTGTGAAAAACAGAGACAGACAAAAAATAGTCATAGCAGGCGGTGGCACAGCTGGCTGGATAGCAGCCGCGACTATCGCTAAACAATTGGGCCAAGTGGTAGATGTAGAATTAGTAGAGTCAGATAATATTGGCACCATAGCGGTAGGCGAAGCCACAATCCCAACTATTCGTACCTTTAATCATTTATTAGGTTTAGATGAACAGGAATTGATGCGAGAAACTGCAGCCACTTTCAAATTAGGCATCAACTTCGAAAACTGGCAAAAAATTGGCGAAAGCTATATGCATGCTTTTGGTAAAATGGGACAAGAGAGCTTTTTTGCTGACTTTCATCATTTTTGGCTAAGAGGTTTAAAGGAAGGACATTCAGCTAGCTTTTCCCAGTACAGTATTGAGAGACAAGCCGCCCTAGCTGGAAAATTTATTAAATCAACGCAAGCAGAGTTAAATTATGCTTTACATATCGATGCCACCGCCTACGCAAAGTTTTTACGCCAATACTCTGAAAAAAGAGGTATAAAACGTACAGAAGGCAAAATATCAGCAGTCATTACACACCCTGAAACAGGTTACATCACCTCACTGCAACTTGAATCAGGCGAGCAAATTGAGGGTGATATATTTATCGACTGCACTGGTTTTAAAAGTTTACTCATTGAAAAAACATTACATACCGGATTCGAAGATTGGTCGCACTGGCTACCCTGTGATAGAGCTTATGTTGTGCAATCAAAATTAGTCGGTGAAGCTATTCCTTATACCCGAGCTATTGCCCACCAAGCAGGATGGAGGTGGCAAATACCTTTACAACATCGGATGGGAAATGGTTTGGTTTATTGCAGTCAGTACCTTGCTGATGAAGATGCCAAACAAATGTTGCTAGATAGTATCGAAGGGCAGCCAATTACAGCCCCAAGATTAATCAAGTTTAGTACCGGCCGACGTTTAAAAGCTTGGAACAAAAACTGTGTTGCTTTGGGTTTATCTAGTGGTTTTATTGAACCCTTAGAATCAACCAGTATTCACCTGATCACCAGTGGAATTATCCGCTTTATTCGAATGTTTCCTAAATATCAAATTAACCAATCAGCTGTTGATGAATATAACAAACAAACGAAAGATGAAATGGAAAGACTACGAGATTTTATAATCTTGCATTATAACGTCACAAAAAGAGACGATTCAGAATTTTGGCACTATTGCCGTAACATGCAAATTCCCGACAGCCTAGCCCATCGGCTTGCTTTATTTAAGGAAAATGCCCATGCGATGCAAAAGGATGGAGAAATGTTTAGAGTGGATTCTTGGACTCAAGTATTATTTGGTCAAGGCATTATGCCTGAACAATACAACCCAATAGTGCATGCAATGAGCGAACAGGAATTAGTTTTATTTTTGAGTACTTTTAGAAATAAAATAACAAAAATAGTAGATAAACTTCCCACACATCAAGAGTTTATCAACAATTACTGTAAAACCAATGTGATTAATTAA